The Sphingomonas carotinifaciens genomic sequence CCTTTCTCAGCATCCTGGCGACCGCGACGGTCCGCATCGTCGGCGTCAGCGCCGCGCTGAACGTCGCGACCCAGGCGGGCGAGGCCTTGCTCCACCTGCTGCTGATCGCCGCCTTCCTGTTCGCCATCGGCCGCCTGCGTGCCGACCGCGCCGCGCGCGACGATGCCGTCAGCCAGTCGACCAGCGCCGGGCTCGGTGCCGCCACCCTGCTTGCCTGGATCCTGGTCGGGGTCGCGCTGATCGCGCTGCTTCTCGGCTATATCGGGTTCAGCCTGATCGTCGCGCAGTTCATCGCCTGGGCGACCGTGCTGGGATCGGCCGTCTATCTGCTCCTCGTCGCGGTGGACGACATCGCGACCAGCGTGTTCACCCGCGACAGCCGGGTCGGCATCATGCTCACCCGCGCGCTCGGCGTGCGCGGCAGCGCGGTGGACCAGTTCGGGCTGCTGCTGTCGGGCAGCCTGCGTATCGCCCTGGTGATCGTCGCGCTGGTCATGCTCGTCTCGCCCTTCGGGGCGGGCGGCGGGGTGGACACGCTGTTCGGCCGGCTGGGTGCGCTGGCGAAGGGCATCCAGTTCGGGGGCATCGCGATTTCGCCGGGTACGATCCTGCGCGGAATCGTGGCGCTGTTCCTGGGGCTGGCGCTGGTCCGCCTGTTCATGCGCTGGCTGGAAACGCGCTACCTGCCCGCCACCGACCTGGACGGGTCGGGGCGCAACTCGGTCAGCCTCGTCGCGCGCTATGTCGGGGTGGCGCTGGCGGTGGTCTGGTCGCTGGCGTCGCTCGGCATCGGCATGGAGCGGATCGCGCTGCTGCTGTCGGCGCTGTCCGTCGGCATCGGCTTCGGCCTTCAGGCGATCACGTCCAACTTCGTGTCCGGCCTGATCCTGCTGGCCGAGCGCCCGATCAAGATCGGCGATCTGATCCGCGTCGGGCTGGACGAGGGCGATGTGAAGCGAATCAGCGTGCGATCCACCGAGATCGAGCTGGCCGACCATTCCACCCTGATCGTCCCCAATTCCGAACTCATCACCAAATCGGTGCTCAACAAGACGCTGGCGAGCCCGCTGGGCCGCATCCAGATCCAGTTCTCCGTGCCTCTCGGATCGGATGCGGAGGCGGTGCGTGGAATCGTGCTCGACGCCTTCACCGCCGAGGAGGCGGTGCTGGCGGATCCCGCGCCCGCCGTGTTCATCGATGCGATCACCGACGGGCGCATCCTGTTCAACGCCTTTGCGCATGTCGCGACACCGCGCGCGGCTTACGGCGCGCGCAGCAACGTGTTCATGATGCTGCTCGCCCGCTTCCGCGAACAGGGGATCGACATCGGCACCATTCCGCAACGGCTGGAACTCATCCGTCCCGATCAGCCGCCTGCTTGATCTGGATCACGCCCCGCCCATCGGCTATCGCGCCGCCGTGTCGCCGCCCGATCCCCCGTCCCCTCCTGCCGGACTGGAGGCCGTGTTCCTCGCGAACCGGCCGCAACTGCTGCGCTTTCTGGCCGCGCGCGGTGCCGGCGACGCGGCGGAGGATGTGTTGCAGGACCTGTGGATGAAGGTCGCCGCCGCCCCGCCCACCCGGCCGATCGCCGCGCCGCTCGCCTATCTCTATCGCGCCGCCGACACGCTGATGATCGACCGCTACCGGGCCGAGCGCGCCCAGCGCCGGCGCGAGGATGCCTGGGGCGATGCTACCGGCCCCGCCACCCCCGGCCAGTCGGACGATCCGGCGGGCGAGCGCGTCCTGATCGCCCGCGAGCGTGCCGCCGAGGCGCAGGGCGTCCTCCAGTCGCTCGGCGACCGCGTCGCCCGCGTGTTCCGCCGCCACCGCCTGGACGGCGTCGCCCAGCGCGACGTGGCGCAGGAAAACGGCGTCAGCCTCAGCACCGTGGAAAGCGACCTGCGCAAGGCGTCCCGCGCGCTCATCGACCTGAAGGAGCAATGGGATGAGGTTTGACGCCCATGTCTCCGTCCTTCACCGCAGGAGGCCATGATGGCAGGTGACGGCGATGACGAGACGGCACGCGATTGGGCGATACGCAGCGCCGATCCCGCGTTCGATGACTGGGACGCGCTGACCGACTGGCTGGCGGCCGATCCTGTGCGCGCCGATCGCTATCACCATGCCGCCGCGAACCTGGCGGACATGACCGATCTGCTGCGTCATGCCCCGG encodes the following:
- a CDS encoding DUF3772 domain-containing protein, with protein sequence MRPRFPAFLPPVSVSVTLLHRLALALFLLAPCLLPTTPAAAQSPIATLSGQLSQAEADLHAVDRALDTRLDDDDRDTQRTKALAAQAAATAAATALEDQLKLVDARLGGLGAATANEAPDIRRERANLNRQRAAIDATIKRGRLAGVEAQQLVDEIDRSKAEQFNETISARVASPLSPGFWHAVFTAIPRDMRRVELFLTQGTTQIRAQWRGGFPWQALLGTVLGLALAMPIRLAVQRLGQRHLIDGAPGHRVRRSANALWRVLIGTLAPLLGATFFVQGLRWSGLLPDRWGDLLDALVLAVGFGSFTASVSGAVLMRTQPSWRIAPLDDETATRLRPLSWVLAVLAFLSILATATVRIVGVSAALNVATQAGEALLHLLLIAAFLFAIGRLRADRAARDDAVSQSTSAGLGAATLLAWILVGVALIALLLGYIGFSLIVAQFIAWATVLGSAVYLLLVAVDDIATSVFTRDSRVGIMLTRALGVRGSAVDQFGLLLSGSLRIALVIVALVMLVSPFGAGGGVDTLFGRLGALAKGIQFGGIAISPGTILRGIVALFLGLALVRLFMRWLETRYLPATDLDGSGRNSVSLVARYVGVALAVVWSLASLGIGMERIALLLSALSVGIGFGLQAITSNFVSGLILLAERPIKIGDLIRVGLDEGDVKRISVRSTEIELADHSTLIVPNSELITKSVLNKTLASPLGRIQIQFSVPLGSDAEAVRGIVLDAFTAEEAVLADPAPAVFIDAITDGRILFNAFAHVATPRAAYGARSNVFMMLLARFREQGIDIGTIPQRLELIRPDQPPA
- a CDS encoding RNA polymerase sigma factor; its protein translation is MFLANRPQLLRFLAARGAGDAAEDVLQDLWMKVAAAPPTRPIAAPLAYLYRAADTLMIDRYRAERAQRRREDAWGDATGPATPGQSDDPAGERVLIARERAAEAQGVLQSLGDRVARVFRRHRLDGVAQRDVAQENGVSLSTVESDLRKASRALIDLKEQWDEV